The Gossypium hirsutum isolate 1008001.06 chromosome D02, Gossypium_hirsutum_v2.1, whole genome shotgun sequence region AGATTTTAATTTATACACATAAGTTCTGATGTTTAACATAAGgtgaattttcattaaaaataaaattttaattaataatttttaatatgttagCCTTTAATGTGTGTGTGTCTCTCTCTCTATATAGTAATCAGATGCAAAGAGTTCTTTTCTCGTACATAattccaaagaaaaaaaagaacagaaaaagagAAATTCTAGAATTGTGTGCACTGTTTCGCAGTGGCAAGGGAATTGTCTCTTTGAGAATTAAAATATACGCATAGATACGATCCACTTTGAATCCAATTTTGGGTGGGATCCAAAACActacttattataaatattatctaTATTTCATGCAAAATTAGTTTTTTACTATAAGTCACAttatattttacctattttattcaaattatcaatttttaataataaaaattaataagaactttaacaaaaaaactaaaattaatttatctattatttaaattgaattaccAAAATCAATCCACTCCTACTACAAAAACTTCAATCACACTTCTACCTCAAAATCCACTACATATCCTATTCATTCAAAAACTCTTAACTTTCACTTATCTTAATATTCTTTAGTCTTTGTTTTCATCTAAGGCCGGGGGGGACCATCCACTCACACTTTTATTCTTCACCATAAGCTGCTGCAAATTAAACTATCGATATGCGcaacaaatgatttttttttcttgatttattcaGTAAGATGGATCCGTTAACCAACCATttaatagaaaaagaaatgaactgataaaaaaaccaataaaaccGGTTAAAAATCAATTAGAAACTCGTTAAAATCGAATTTAaactagtttatatattttattataatttataaatgcttgtttgtatttatttttatttttatttttttcattgtcATGATTGAACTGAAAATCAGTAATTTAATCGCTTCAACCGCCTACACCAAGTTTCAATTAGTTTCTCATAAATTATAAGATTTAACAAACGTGAGGATATTAGGAACTGGCCATTAGCCTAATATCCATAAGTATAATAAGAAATGTACACATTTTGGAGGATATTTACATGAATTCATTCCTAACGAAAACCTACATTAGTAATgctctttttcaattattttttacatttGCTTCAATGGCAGAACGAAAACGTAGTTACCTGAAGCAGTCAGAACTCGATAAACCGTGGCAGGGTGAAACCATAAATTGATCAATTATGCACTAGCTTTAACTTCCCCTTCATTCGACCGAACACGCATGGCTGGTGCTCtggacaaaatgaaatttccTTTGTGATCCGTTTTGCCATACTCCGCAACACGAGGATCCATCACGATTCTGCATGATCTCCATTCTTGGCACATTAAATCGACACCATAATAGTTCAAATGGTCCATGATGCTGTTACCTGTCACCGACCTGCAGTAGAAAGTGAAAATAGATGAGCTCCTAACAGATTCCCACAGTAATAACACAAGGTAAATCCATCCATGccattattttccttttcttatcAAGAAGGTGAGAGGAAACGATGCCTCTTAGAAATTAATAAATGAAGGTGACAAAGTTGCTTAAGCTTATGTTacttgaacttgagtgtgattaTTGGATACAGGTACATGTCTAACACGGGTatgttcaaatattttttaagttgttCATGCATTTGGAGGAACATATCCCGATACCCCTGTTAGAAATGTGCTAAACACAGATGACTCAAGAAAATTGAAGGGTCAGAGCAACATAGGCTTAAGTAATAAATGAAGTTCATTGTGCCGATAAATTTCCATCACAATCAAAATCAACATACCAAAATAGGCTTACCTACTACAGGTTGGATCCTCACCAGAACCATCACAGACCTTCTCAACTCTATAAACCAGACTTCCCAGTCCAAGGGAATACAGCCACATCTACAAATAGGGATATAATTTAACAAACTTATCCATGATGTTCTACGTTTAATCAGGCTGCAGCCTTACATGCATCAAATATGAGTCCTCTATCCATCACATCTCCAATATAGAAACTTTAGGTTTAAAATGTCAAACAACAGGGCACAAGTGCATCCTTACATTTATGGATGTTAAATTGTATAGagactcaaaaagaaaataacttGATCATATTTATATGCATGGAACGCAATAACCATTAGTACCATGAGAAAGTCTCTTTCGAGAATCATTAAAAACATGCGACACTTTTTTATACTGACATTCACTGTCAGTGTTACTCAAGAATCGAGACAACAGATGGATATTCGTAACAATCCAGGCTTCCTTCATGGCAGCAAAAGTTTTTATACTGAAAGTTAcataacattcaaaatttcaaaaatcaagtaCCGATAATTGATAATAATCCAATTAGTAAAACTCTCAGGCCTACATTTACATTTACATTGCCGAGTAATACCAGAAATCATAGAGAATTAATTTCAACACTCACAGATACTTACCTCTCTAGGAAAGTGATGGTATGTCTTTTGAGGGAAATAATAATAGTATGGTGGCAGATGAGGGACAATATCATGGTCATTTGTCACTCTAATTGTATTTGGCACAAGTTTGGCATAGAAAGAAGCAAACGCAGCATTCCCAATCCGAGGTTGTCCAAATGTCATAACTTGAACACTCTTAGCTTCATGATTAACCTGGAAATAAAGATTCATGTCCACATTAAAACTCTGACAAAGCAACCAGCAAAGCTCCCAGAATTTATGAATGGAAAATTAACCGAAAAGATTTGGAAAAACCATGCTACATAATTCAAACTAGTGTAGCAATATAGAAGGTTTCACATTTATAGCACAATGAAAAAAGAATAACAACATATTTCCAGCTTTAAGCAAGAAAGATTCAAGATTACCACTAGATCAAGTGCACAAAAGGAAGCCATAGCCCCTCCCATTGAATGACCTGTCACCATGATGCCAAGGTCCCCATAGAACTCTTTTGCTTCTTTAACTGCATGCAGAATTCCGTGGCGTATGGTTGTGTTGTGGTAAGCAGTATAAAATCCATGGTGCACCTGAAATAGCCAAAAAAGACAAAAGATTAATTACAATCAGTCCAGCAAGAATACAAAATTTCAGAGGAGTTTGTTATGCATACCATAGCATCTGGCATGCCAGGGTAATTTAAATCAAGCTGTTTCCAGAATAAGTCTTCAACCCAATTCTGTATGCTGCAAACAGACAGACAAATCAATCAAATAGAAAACAGtaaaatatattcatttttaGAAAGAACAAAGACTATCAGTTTCTCCATACTTCAAATCTTGTTTATCATTTATGTTTCGATGCCATGAATAACATATTCTTTTGAAAACATTAATTGAACAGAAACTAGAGAAGCAAATGATGTTAGAACCTGTGTTCCTGCGTTCCTCTAAAGGCAATAACAACGGCATTAAGATCCTTCGCCACTCCGACAAATGCCTATCAATTTATAGTCAATTTCGTGTCAATTATAACCATTAATTTTAACACCTACATGGGTTGTGATTTCAATAAATATCAAAGCACACAAAGAGATGCACCTGTAAACAGTTCTCAATATCAACAACAAGCTCAATAACTTCAAATCCCTGTTTCAATATAAAGGAGCATTAGTACAATACATTCGACTAGAAACCTACTTAAACATTGAAAATCAAGTACCTTGGTCAAACCATTACATCTTTCACATGTCCAAGTAAAAAGTTCCGTCAAATCTGAAATGTACACCTACAAGaacaaaatttgcccaagctatcataacaacaataaaatacaAAGCAATATAAAGAAGCAAACAGCAGCGCTTATAGAACATCTAGACAACAAAATTGAACTATTGACTTATCTATTCTAAGAATCCTCATGTCACTTGCTTCAAATTTCATCCAACTATGGAATATGGATACATATAAATGAATAAACCAGCTCATTATTTAACCAACTGCAGCACAAAACTAGAATTTCCTCGATAGCTACTTAATCCGTAAAAGCTCAAACTCATAATAACAAACTTTACCGCGGAAGCGTATTCTACTAAAATGGTGGCAAGAGTATGATTGTAGACGGGGAGTTTATGCTTGTGGTCGACCTTCAATTCTGCAGTAAATGGAAGCAGATCCCTTAATGAACTAGACTTTAAAAAATCTCAAAAGctacaaaaatcatataaaaatagaaGTTCTTCAGCTGATTACAACATTTATTTGCATAAATTAGGAATCATTCATGATAATTATAACAAAAAGACCTAACTTTAAAAAAGAAACTttcagaaattaaaataattgaatcCAAAAAGTACCTCTCCCACAAGAAGAtgcaattaaacatgtaaaaatcacaaaaattagccAAGCTTTTTGCTCCattatctgaaatcaaacaaaaatcTAGTAGAAATCGTAACGAAcaacgaaaaagaaaaggaaaaaaaaatcaaagcaaagcAAAACCAAACCAAACAAAGCAAAGCAATGTAATCAGAAACGGACCTTGTGAAAAACGGATATCGGAGCTCCAATCAAGAAAGTATCAAAGCTTATAGACGGCAAGTATGCGGCCTCCGATTGGCTAGAGCGGCGTCGTTTTGGAGGGGGGTCAATATCTTTCAATGATTAAGAAGAAGAAAACACcggaagaaaagggaaaaactaaaacGGATATTCTTTtcgtattttctttttttcaattacCTAAATTACCCTTGTTGAAGTTTTGTTGTTGACTGCTTGTTATGAAACACTGGGGGCAGATATAAATGGGTAGGATGGTAATTTAGAAAATCAGTTACGTGCAACAACCACCATTGAGAAATTAATTTCTCTCGGCTTGGTGATTTATTTGCAGATAGGATTGGGCGAGTCCACACCACAGGCACAGGGTACTCTTCTCTCATCTATCTGCTTCTCTGTCGGCTGggctgtttttattttttatattggtataattataaaaaatatttatttaagtaattataattacaataaattaataaaaaatatgtctatttaaaatttaaaatatatttaaataagacTTTTACATGATggattcaaattcaaataaaaataaagcaaaaatttatatatgaaaattaGATATGATGAGACTTGAATTTAGATACTTAAGAATTCGGGACTTCAACCTGACAACATAGCCGAGTAACCATTGGTTGCTTGGATTTTGAATATGAGAAGTAGGACAATGTTACTCATTGAGTTTTGAGTAAACTATCTATTTTGTCACTTGAGTTTATCCACGTTCTTATTGAggtcatttatttaaaaaaatattttaattactaatgtTAGATAAGTTGTCAATTTTAGTTACTTTACCGTTAAAATATGTTTGATCACCGAATGAAATGCAGACTCAACCTGGTATAATAACAAACTTAGCTCTCAATGTTTAcccattttactaatttaatctcGACTTTAAaagaataacaaatttaacttttaatatttacacattattCTAATTTGATcataattccaaaaattaaaaaaatacataaaatttattaaaatgtataaaacactcaaaaaaattataaaaaaaataatgatgcaAAGCAAAGTACTCgatttatatttaaaaactaatttcataaataccgagaaattttttttctattatatgATATGTATACAGATATGTATTTAACTGCTGACTAATCAAGAAATTGACACAGTTCagactagaggtgctcatgggtggGTCGGGTTCGGGACGGGCCAAGAAAACAATTTCGGCCCTCGTCCTAGGCCCAGGCcgacccaaaatatgggcctaaaaatttatcCAGGCCTGGCCCAGAAAAAAAATCCTAAGCCCGAGCTAGCTCGgccctttttttaataaacaccaaaaaaatattttaaaaataaaaataataaaaaaagtattttaaaaatattttaaaattaaaaaatataaataaaaatatttattatattcgggccattttctaaacgggtctcgttttttacccaaactcatatttcggacctatatttttacctaaaccctctcatatttcgaGCGGGCTATCAGGTCGGGccaggccgcccggcccatgagcacctctagttcaGACTTGGTTCATCACCCAAACCAAGGATCGACTcaggaaaagaaaaaacaaatgaaGATTCAGGTATACCCTTTACCATGGAGTTCTcaagtaaaaatatgaataaaataaaataaaaacagcaCGAGGGGAAGAAGATTATATATTTAAGTAgttacaaaagaaagaaaaaaaggttgAAGCCTTCATGATCTATCGTCTTCCATTAATTCAAGTCCTTGATGTTTTGTCTTCCATAATACTCTCTAATGAAGGTCTTTATATATGTGGAGTGCTTGGCTTTGcatcattattttttataactttttgagtattttatatatttttataaactttaatcattttcgaattttatgtgtttttttaatttttagaatcatATCAAATTGGCATGATGTTatatattaagggttaaatttttttttcaacatcaagattaaattaataaataagtaaacATTGAGGGTcaattttgttattatactaaGTTACGTCAACATTCCATTTGGTGATAAAACCTATTTTAACGATAGAGTACTAAAATTTACAAGTTATCTAATGGGAgtgactaaaataacaaatttttgaAATAGGTGACCAAAAATAGAAACACGGGCAAACTCATGTGACTAAATATGTAGTTTACTCTTGAGTTTTAGTTTAATTGGCACTATTATTATTGCAACAATAAAAAAGTTATGGGTTCAAGcacatttaaactttttttttctaatttaatggTCAGGGTTTGGGTAGAAATAAACATTGTATTGAAAAATTGGACCaatgaattttaataataaatgagtataaaataaaaatatacatttgatTAGATatagttttcaaataaaaggtctactaagaattcattaataaataaaagattatAATTAATCAACCAGTGTTTAGTGTAATGATAAGTTTTTTGACACTTTCAAGGAGAGAGAATGTAAATTTGATATTTAGAGACTAGATTATTAAAAGAGACAATAAAAAACGTCGAATATGAACTATAAAACgagtattaaaaattaaaaaataatcattaaacAAAATGTAATGTAGTTCAATTGAGTAGCACAAATAAAACCTTTTAAATCCTCAAACCTACTTAGGCTCGGTTCAGCCGTGCTTTTGAGATGGGCTTTTCCCTCAAAAAACACTTCTCACTTAAAAGTGTTACCAAACAGATATCAGTTGagtaaaaatttcaacttaaaaatttttttagctttttccaCAGGCAAAAGTGTTTTTGCtgctatttatatttttaacccCAGTTTATCTTCTCTAAAAGACAAGTTAGAATacctattttttcttttaaagttctTTCCTCTAGTTCTCTTCTCTTTTGTTCCTCTTTTAGTTCCTCCACGAAtgagtttcttttcttcttcttctcttcaagttataaaattatttatagtttcTCTCtgacccataaataggaggataatacgtttcagcACATTCGAACTCATGTTttcctacattgacaataattctcatgccaatcgagctaaaactcaatcaatcATACATGACAATTATTTGATACACAGCTTGTAGAGCTTTTTGAACCCTATAAGTAGGTTGAGAGTGTGataaatgtttaatttatttatagatttaatttttaatacacTCTCCAAGATATATGTCACACTCTCAATCTACttataaaatcaaaaaaattccACATAATTATTTAAATCAAGCAATTTGATAACatatattaaatcaaatgaattttttttttgtttttctattcaaTCGTTTTAATCAATCAATCCCAGGGGATTACATGAAATGATGTCTTTTAATCAAATGTGACATTAGGGATTGTGatagatatttttatatttttaataatttttaatttttaaaaatagttgtttgaattttttttaattttaaaaaagttaatcaATTGTTGACGTTATATTCACTTGATAATCTACATGTATGTCACATTAATAAAGTTAACGAAAATTAACATTTTCATCAATTTTGGGGCGATTTTACAAATATCGCAAGTTtaaagacaaaaaataaataaataaagagctaaaatgaatttttatttattataaaattagagGGCTAAATAAGTTATTATGTCTTCTATCTATTTAGTTTAATATACCAATAATGAAATACAATTATTAAGGGCTAATTTTTTATTGATGTTGCAATTGAAAAAAATGCTTTTAAAAATTACTTGAAAAAGTGATTTGGAAAGTATGATTTGTTAATTTCAAATGTTATgtattactattaaaaattgtaaTGAGAAGCTAACGACCTTAACATATCCATTTCAGATATGATATCGaaaagtaaaaattgaattaatgtaaatagtgtttaaataatttaatataatgatacataaaatataaattttaaatataattaatataattaatataaaacactttaaaaataaatagtacataaaatattataaaaatttaaatataatgataaatgatagttaaaaaattagtataatagtACATggtgtttaaattatttaatataaaaataaataaggtataaattaatttatatatttaaatatatatatatttatacatttaaatatatatttaaataattaatataaaccagtgtattttgataatttcatcataaaatacaaaaatgaaaAGCGAAAAGCTAAAGCACTTTACATTTGGGTGAAAAATTACCTTTCCACCACAATGTGGtcaattttggttggtttttgtttgtttaaagatttctattttataaaataaaaattaattaattggatatttaaatttatgtttagattaaattaaattaattgggtTGTGTTGTGTTTGGGTTGAGTTGAGTCATGTTATTTTATATTGGAATATGtaatttatattcaaattattctaaatatatattcagattaaattaattaattaggttgATTACTTTTTATTTGAATAACTTAATTGGGTtggattattttatattttaatattttaatttttgggttgatttatatatgtccttaaatttttttttagaccTAATTGGTCCTTGAACTTGTATTCTGTCAACCAAGTTGGTATCAGGAacgaaatcaagaaaaaaatttagGGGAGCCGGAATGAAattgtctatatctttataatttttaaaggattaaatcaaatttttatcatttttagggggaccaaagtataattttacttttactaatttaaaattttttaaaatttaaaaagccaaaatgacaaaatttctattttagtgGGGCTGGCTCCTCTAATTGGTATCTTTGCACTAACATCGTTAATTGTGTTGACATGACACTGCTAGCTAGTCTAGTGATGCCATGTAATAGCCTCTCAGAATGCCACGCggcaaacataaattaaaatataaaaatataaattatgtttgcCATGTGATGCTTAGAAGAGGCTA contains the following coding sequences:
- the LOC107932171 gene encoding lipase isoform X1, translating into MEQKAWLIFVIFTCLIASSCGRELKVDHKHKLPVYNHTLATILVEYASAVYISDLTELFTWTCERCNGLTKGFEVIELVVDIENCLQAFVGVAKDLNAVVIAFRGTQEHSIQNWVEDLFWKQLDLNYPGMPDAMVHHGFYTAYHNTTIRHGILHAVKEAKEFYGDLGIMVTGHSMGGAMASFCALDLVVNHEAKSVQVMTFGQPRIGNAAFASFYAKLVPNTIRVTNDHDIVPHLPPYYYYFPQKTYHHFPREMWLYSLGLGSLVYRVEKVCDGSGEDPTCSRSVTGNSIMDHLNYYGVDLMCQEWRSCRIVMDPRVAEYGKTDHKGNFILSRAPAMRVRSNEGEVKASA
- the LOC107932171 gene encoding lipase isoform X2, with the protein product MEQKAWLIFVIFTCLIASSCGRELKVDHKHKLPVYNHTLATILVEYASAVYISDLTELFTWTCERCNGLTKGFEVIELVVDIENCLQAFVGVAKDLNAVVIAFRGTQEHSIQNWVEDLFWKQLDLNYPGMPDAMVHHGFYTAYHNTTIRHGILHAVKEAKEFYGDLGIMVTGHSMGGAMASFCALDLVVNHEAKSVQVMTFGQPRIGNAAFASFYAKLVPNTIRVTNDHDIVPHLPPYYYYFPQKTYHHFPREVGDR